From the genome of Agromyces intestinalis:
CGCGGAACCCCGCGACCGTCGCACGTACGTCGGCGAGCGCACCGCGAGCGAGGTCCTCGACCTCGCCGATCTCGCGACCGGCACGTTCGGCGTCGACCTCGACGAGCTTGCGCGCGAGCTCGGCCTTCACGGTGATGACGGTGAGCGAGTGGCCCAGGATGTCGTGGATGTCGCGGGCCACCCGGCCCCGCTCCTGCTCGACGGCCATCCGCTCGAGCTCGGCCTGGGCGGCGCGCAGCTGGTTCATCGAGGCGAGGTTGCGGGCGAACGCCGCCATCATCGCCGAGATCGACACCGTGATCGCCGGGGCGAAGAAGATGTCCTGCACCGGCCCGTAGGCGAGGTAGCCGGTGACGACCGCGAGCGCGCCGAGACCGAACACGAGCTTCCAGGTCAGTCGCCAGTCGAGCACGCAGACCCCGATCAGCACGCCGACGTAGGTCCAGGTGCCGCCGATCGCCCAGCCGACCCACGGGGTGAAGACGAAGGTGTACGCCCAGAGGCCGGCGACCACCAGCAGCCGACCGCGCACGGGCAGCGCCCACACGGTGGGCCCGGCGACGAGGAAGGCGAGCCCGTACACGACCACGAGCGCGACGCCGATGGCCGCGCTCGCCGGGCCGCGGGATGCCCCGACGACGTCCTCGACGAGGGTCGCGAGCCAGAGCAGCGAGATGCCGGCGCCGACGTACCAGCTGACCGCGGCTCGCGAGCGGAGCGACGCGGCGACCGACGCGCGGCCGGTCGCGGCCATCGAC
Proteins encoded in this window:
- a CDS encoding sensor histidine kinase codes for the protein MADATVIRSGPTWPILPASMAATGRASVAASLRSRAAVSWYVGAGISLLWLATLVEDVVGASRGPASAAIGVALVVVYGLAFLVAGPTVWALPVRGRLLVVAGLWAYTFVFTPWVGWAIGGTWTYVGVLIGVCVLDWRLTWKLVFGLGALAVVTGYLAYGPVQDIFFAPAITVSISAMMAAFARNLASMNQLRAAQAELERMAVEQERGRVARDIHDILGHSLTVITVKAELARKLVEVDAERAGREIGEVEDLARGALADVRATVAGFRGVSVSGELAGARTALEAADIVADLPVSTEQVPAGFRELAGWVVREGVTNVIRHASARTCRVRLDAHGIEVADDGVGPSAGAEGAGGAAFDTANASNGLRGLRERVESAGARLSIGRSDLGGFSLRVAW